The Pseudodesulfovibrio senegalensis genome contains the following window.
GCATCTTTTCGTGGAGGTTCCGGATGAAGGACGTGGCTGGATGCGTCGCCGCTCAAATCATGGTCGCCTTGTTGTGGTGCGGGCTGCTTTCGAGTTTTCCCGGTAGCGCGCACGCTGCCGGGGGATCTGCTTCGGACATCGTGTTGGGCATGTCCGCTCCGTTTTCCGGGTCGAGCAGGGGACTGGGCATTGAATTGTACCGCGGTGCGCGCGCCTATTTCGACTATGTGAATTCCCGGGGCGGGGTTCAGGGCAGGAAGGTTCGCATACTGGCTCTGGACGACGGCTACAACCCCCGCCCTGCACTCCAGAACACCATCCGCTTCATGGATGACAAGTCCGTGCTTTGCCTGTTCGGGTACGTGGGCACGCCCACGGTCACCCGCGTGCTGCCGCTGCTCAAGGCGGCAGAGCGGGACGGCAAGTTGCTTTTTTTTCCGTTCACAGGGGCCCAGCCCCAGCGCGAGGCCCCGTATGACCGGTTCGTCTTCAACCTTCGCGCCTCCTATCGTCAGGAACTGAGCGCTCTGGTGAACAAATTCAGCCTGATCGGACTCAGGCGCATAGCGATCTTCTATCAGAACGACGCCTATGGCCGCAGCGGATGGGACGGGCTGCGGCGGGGGCTTGCCGCCCACAGGCTCGGCATTGTGAGCGAGGCTACCTACCGCCGCGGTGCAGTGGCTTCCGAGTCCATGCGCGAACAGGTGCAGATAGTCATGGAAGGGCACCCGGACGCCATTGTGGTGGTGGGGTCCTATATGGCCAGTGCCGCGTTCATTCGCGATGCCCGTTCCATGGGTGTTCACGTGCCCATTGCCAATATTTCCTTTTCCGCCAGCGAAAACCTGCTGCGGACCCTCAAGCGTCTGGGCAAAGGGTGTGGCCGCGACCTGACCGGCGATCTCATCAATACGCAGGTGGTCCCGTACTACAGGGATGAGCATTTCGAGTCCGTGCGTTTGTATCGGAGCCTCATGGCCGGGGGTGTCCCTTTGCCCGAGGTTGCCGAAGAGGGATATGTATCTCCGGGGTTGAGCGATGTCAGCCTTGAAGGATTTCTGGATGCCGTGGTCATGACTGAAATCCTGCGGCGTTTTCTGGACGATCCGCAGCGATCGCTGATCCATGCCGTGGAAGGGTTGCATGACTATGACGCCGGCATTGATGCCACGGTTACCTTCGGGCAAACACGTCATCAGGGCCTGAGCCGGGTTTATTTCACCACGGTTCGACAAGGCAGGTTCGTATCCCTGGAAGGCGAAGGGTGGCGACAATGGCAAAAATGACGAGCATGTCGCCCCTGTTCAAGAAGACGTTCCTGCTGAGCCTGTACCTTTTCGGGATTGTGGCTCTGCTGGCCTCCGGTCTCGCCGCCTATATCCTGCACGACCACATGACCGGGGAATTCAGGAGCAAGGGGAGGGCTATCGCCATCAGCATTGCCGAGGCCAGCCAGGAGGTGCTTCTCAACCGTGATCCTGCTGTCCTGCAGGGCACCATTGATCATTATCTCGACATCGGGGGCGTGGCCTACATCTATGTGCGCAACTCCGAAGGAAGCATTGTGGCGCATACGTTCGTGCCGCGCATTCCCCGAACGCTGCCGGTGCTGGAGGTACCGTCGCCGATCGCCACGGAACGTTCGGCACGGGTTCCCGGGTACGGCGACATCATGGAAGAGACGGCCCCCATTCTGGAAGGCGTCGGCGGTACCGTGTTCGTGGGCATGGACAAGGGACTCATCGAGTCCTTTTTCTGGAAGGCCGTCCTGCGAATGCAGGGCCTCATGGCAGTGATTTTCGTCTGTTGCGTCTGTGTACTCTATTATCTGGTCCGCAGTTTTTCCACGCCGCTCAACACACTGACCGAATACGCGCAACAACTGGCGCGCCACGATTTTTCCGCCAACATCGAGATCGACTCCCGCGACGAGATCGGCCTGCTGGCCAGAACCATGCAATCCATGGCCCACGAGCTTTCCGCGCTTTTCAATGAAATGGATGCGGAAGTGAAAAAGGCCACCGGGGAGTTGCGCAAGAACCTGAGCCACCAGAGGGCCATCATCAACAATCTGGCCGATGGCCTTGTGGTCATTGACCCGGACGGCATGGTGACCATGGTCAACCCTTCCCTGTGTGACTATTTCGGCCTTGTTCCGGCTGATTGCCTGAACCATCGCTTCGACACCGTCTTCAGTGGCCAGTTTGCCAAGCTCATGGAAGACCTGCACACGGGGCAGGGGGTCGTGACCAGTGCCGAAGGCCCCCTTTCCCACGGCCGCATCGGCAAGGCCGTTGGCTCGCCCGTGCGCATGGCCGAATCCGGCACGTTCCTTGGAGGGGTGGTTCTTGTTCGCGACATCACGCCCGAAAAGGAACTGGACCGGCTCAAGACCGAGTTCATCTCCACGGTATCCCACGAATTGCGCACACCCATGACCTCCATCCTCGGGTTCAGCAAGATCATTCGCAAGAAACTCGAAGATGATATTTTCCCTGCCCTCGGCCCAAGCCGGAATTCCTTGTCGAGGGTGGTCCGGCGCGTGGAATCCAACATGGACATCATCGTTTCCGAAGCCGAGCGGCTCACGGAAATGATCAATGACGTGCTCGATATCGCCAAGATGGAATCGGGCGGTGTGCAGTGGGGCAAGGAACGGCTGTCCATGGGCGAGGTCGTCCGGCAGGCTGTGCGTACCATACGGGGCATGAGCAGCGAGAAGAATCTGCGTTTTTCCCTTGAGGTGGAAGAGGGGGTTCCCCTTGTGCGGGGAGACAGGAACCGGCTGATTCAGGTCCTGGTCAATCTGCTTTCCAATGCGGTCAAATTCACGGAATCCGGGACAATCCGTTGTCATGTGGGTTTCCGCAACAACATGGTGCTGACCAGCGTGGAAGACCCCGGAATCGGTATCGATCCCCGGGAATTGCCGCAGGTTTTCGAAAAATTCAGGCAGGTGGGGGACACCCTGACCGACAAGCCGTCCGGCACCGGGCTGGGTTTGCCCATCTGTCGCCAGATCGTCATGCATCATGGCGGGGATATCTGGGTGGAAAGCGAGCTGGGCAAGGGCAGCATATTCCGGTTCACCCTGCCCGTGGAAGACATGGAAACACGGATGGTGGAACCGTTCGAAGAACATGATGTGTTGGGCCATGTGCCCTGCGAGGACGAGGCCGACATCCGGGCGCGTTCCGGCAAGGCCATGCTTGTGGAGCCGCGTGGGGACGAGGCCGCTCCGCTGATTCTGGTGGTGGATGATGATTCGGCTCTTTCCGACTATCTTTCCCAGCTTTTCCGCGACGAGGGCTACCGGGTCCTGACGGCCCCGGACGGGCGCGCTGCCGTGGACACCGCGAAACAGCATTTGCCCAACCTCATTACCATGGACCTGATGATGCCCGGCATGGATGGAGAGACCGCCATCAGGTGCCTGCGTTCGAATCCCTATACCAGCCACATTCCCATTCTGGTCGTCTCGGCGCTTTCGGATTCCGGGGTCAAGGGCAGCGATGCCATGATGCTCAAGCCGGTGGATCAGGAAAAACTGCTGGAAATGGTCGACGCATTGCTCAGGGATCGGGACATGGTGCGTTCCTGCATCGTTGTGGGCGATTCGTTCTCGTCGGCAGGACAGAAACTGACCGTGGTGAACCCCGAACGGATACGGTTTTGCCCTCCCGAGGACGTCGTGCAGACCGTGGCGGCGGGTTTTACCGGATTCGTGTTCATCAGCAACGATCTGGTGGCGCGGGTCGATTTGACGGCTTTGAGCAGTCAGCAGGGCGTTCAGGTTGTCATACTGCCCGAGGTGCGGATATGAGGCCTTGCCTGCCGTTATGCGGACCTTGCCCGAATGGTGGAGTTGTTTTATTGTGTTTCGGTTGGGAGCAAATTACATCGCGCCAGCGATCACGACGCAGAAGGGGGTATGATTATCATGGGAAAGAAGATTCTCATCGTTGATGATGAGGTCCATATCAAGATGTTGCTTGAGCAGACTCTCGAGGAACTTGAGGACGAGTGCGGTGTGGAGCTTTTCACGGCCTCGGACGGTGAAGAGGGACTTGGGTTCATCAATGAGGAAAAGCCCGATCTGGTGTTTCTGGATATCATGATGCCCAAGATGAACGGGTATGAAGTTTGCCGGACAGTCATGAAAAATGACGAGCTCAAGGATATCAAGATCATACTGCTGACAGCCAAAGGGCAGGAAGTGGACCGCAAGCAAGGCCTTGAACTGGGAGCCAGGATGTATATGACCAAACCGTTTGACCCTGATGAGATCTTGAAGGTTTCCAGGGAGATGCTTGGTCTTTGATCCTGTGCGGAATAGTATGTGATTGCCGATAATGCATGAATTGAAAAAGAATATTCGCCCCGGCCTGATGCGTCATTTCCTGCGCAAGGCCCAGCGTCTTGCCGGAGAGGGTGTGGCCGTGGCCTTTTTTCTGGACGGCAAGCTGCAGGCTGTAGCCTCTTCCGATGACAGCTTTTTTTCTCCGGACGATCCGGGGGTGTTCCGTTCCGCGCTCGAAGTGGGCGGACGGAAGGGCATATTGGCCCTGCGCGGCAGTGCCGGACATGAACTGGATTCGGATAAAGCCACGGTCCTGCTTGATTTTCTGGGGTTCACCCTTCAGGGCTTCATGGATATGGAAGCCGCGCGCCGTTCCATTGCCGACGAGGCCTTGTCCAAGTACCGTGAACTGGCCCTCCTGCATCGCTCTGTATCCCGTTTCAACTCTTCATTGCGTCTGCGTGACGTGGTGCGGTCCCTGCTCAATGAATGCCAGCGCGAGAACTATCCGGGAGACAAGGGGGCCGTGTTCCTGACCGTGCCTGATTCCGCCGGTTTTCGTCTTGCGGATCATTTCGGGTTCACGGATGGGGCCGCTCTGGCGGAGCTTGGCGACTGTCCGCTGTTTCGGGAGGCCGCAGCCGTGGGCAAGGGCGAGATTCTCAACAATGTGGATCTGGATGTCCGCTGGGTCGAGAGGTTGCCCGGCGTCAGTTCGGTTCTGCTTTTGCCCATTGTTTCCCCGAACCGTTGCGAAGGTATTCTGTTTCTTGCCTCCGAAGCAGAGGGAGCGTTTACTGCCGGAGATCGCAAGAATCTCATGACCATGGCCACGGTGGGGGGCATTTCCGTCAGCAACGCCTTCAACTTCGAAGGATCGCAGACCCGGATGGACGCCATGCTGCAGGCCCTGACCGAAGCGATCGACTCCCGGGACCCGTTTACGGCAGGTCACTCGCGGCGAGTGGCGCAGCTGTCCGTTGCCTTTGCCCTGATCGTCAACGAAGACAAGGCCGTTTATCCCGGTCTGTACTTTTCCGAAGCGCAGGTGCGCGAGATTTATTATTCCGGCATACTGCACGATATCGGCAAGATCGGCATCAAGGAAGAGGTGCTGACCAAGGACTCGCGTCTGCCGCAGAAGGTTTTGGATATTGTGCGTGTCCGCATGCAGCTTCTCGGGCAACTGGAGGATTTCGAATGGAAACCCGCCTATGAGCGTCTGCGCGAGATCAAT
Protein-coding sequences here:
- a CDS encoding ATP-binding protein; protein product: MAKMTSMSPLFKKTFLLSLYLFGIVALLASGLAAYILHDHMTGEFRSKGRAIAISIAEASQEVLLNRDPAVLQGTIDHYLDIGGVAYIYVRNSEGSIVAHTFVPRIPRTLPVLEVPSPIATERSARVPGYGDIMEETAPILEGVGGTVFVGMDKGLIESFFWKAVLRMQGLMAVIFVCCVCVLYYLVRSFSTPLNTLTEYAQQLARHDFSANIEIDSRDEIGLLARTMQSMAHELSALFNEMDAEVKKATGELRKNLSHQRAIINNLADGLVVIDPDGMVTMVNPSLCDYFGLVPADCLNHRFDTVFSGQFAKLMEDLHTGQGVVTSAEGPLSHGRIGKAVGSPVRMAESGTFLGGVVLVRDITPEKELDRLKTEFISTVSHELRTPMTSILGFSKIIRKKLEDDIFPALGPSRNSLSRVVRRVESNMDIIVSEAERLTEMINDVLDIAKMESGGVQWGKERLSMGEVVRQAVRTIRGMSSEKNLRFSLEVEEGVPLVRGDRNRLIQVLVNLLSNAVKFTESGTIRCHVGFRNNMVLTSVEDPGIGIDPRELPQVFEKFRQVGDTLTDKPSGTGLGLPICRQIVMHHGGDIWVESELGKGSIFRFTLPVEDMETRMVEPFEEHDVLGHVPCEDEADIRARSGKAMLVEPRGDEAAPLILVVDDDSALSDYLSQLFRDEGYRVLTAPDGRAAVDTAKQHLPNLITMDLMMPGMDGETAIRCLRSNPYTSHIPILVVSALSDSGVKGSDAMMLKPVDQEKLLEMVDALLRDRDMVRSCIVVGDSFSSAGQKLTVVNPERIRFCPPEDVVQTVAAGFTGFVFISNDLVARVDLTALSSQQGVQVVILPEVRI
- a CDS encoding response regulator transcription factor — protein: MGKKILIVDDEVHIKMLLEQTLEELEDECGVELFTASDGEEGLGFINEEKPDLVFLDIMMPKMNGYEVCRTVMKNDELKDIKIILLTAKGQEVDRKQGLELGARMYMTKPFDPDEILKVSREMLGL
- a CDS encoding HD-GYP domain-containing protein — its product is MHELKKNIRPGLMRHFLRKAQRLAGEGVAVAFFLDGKLQAVASSDDSFFSPDDPGVFRSALEVGGRKGILALRGSAGHELDSDKATVLLDFLGFTLQGFMDMEAARRSIADEALSKYRELALLHRSVSRFNSSLRLRDVVRSLLNECQRENYPGDKGAVFLTVPDSAGFRLADHFGFTDGAALAELGDCPLFREAAAVGKGEILNNVDLDVRWVERLPGVSSVLLLPIVSPNRCEGILFLASEAEGAFTAGDRKNLMTMATVGGISVSNAFNFEGSQTRMDAMLQALTEAIDSRDPFTAGHSRRVAQLSVAFALIVNEDKAVYPGLYFSEAQVREIYYSGILHDIGKIGIKEEVLTKDSRLPQKVLDIVRVRMQLLGQLEDFEWKPAYERLREINVAMSPSDEQLEYVRLLGSMKLGANGSEMSLLCEDETACLLLPYGNLTPEERMEIQRHPAESERILQHIPLHQGLSNMLTIIRQHHERMDGSGYPDGLRGDDILMQSRMLAIVDVYDAITQERHYKPATPREQALDIIRMESGDGKLDSRFVQLFVDNVERIERIADTISLQEHPAMPNLQRMSMM
- a CDS encoding ABC transporter substrate-binding protein, giving the protein MAGCVAAQIMVALLWCGLLSSFPGSAHAAGGSASDIVLGMSAPFSGSSRGLGIELYRGARAYFDYVNSRGGVQGRKVRILALDDGYNPRPALQNTIRFMDDKSVLCLFGYVGTPTVTRVLPLLKAAERDGKLLFFPFTGAQPQREAPYDRFVFNLRASYRQELSALVNKFSLIGLRRIAIFYQNDAYGRSGWDGLRRGLAAHRLGIVSEATYRRGAVASESMREQVQIVMEGHPDAIVVVGSYMASAAFIRDARSMGVHVPIANISFSASENLLRTLKRLGKGCGRDLTGDLINTQVVPYYRDEHFESVRLYRSLMAGGVPLPEVAEEGYVSPGLSDVSLEGFLDAVVMTEILRRFLDDPQRSLIHAVEGLHDYDAGIDATVTFGQTRHQGLSRVYFTTVRQGRFVSLEGEGWRQWQK